The genomic stretch ATTATGGAGAAAATGTGATGGGTTTCTGATTTTAATTATTTCGGAAATCCACGCATATTTAACAAAATATTTCGAATAATTTTTTATAAAAAACAATAATTTAATAAAATTCCTTCAGTGTTTTTATTGCGATTCCTATACTTTTTGACTGGAATGAACTTGTGCTTTTGTACATTTTTCGTTTAAGGTGTGCGACTGTTTTAGACTATGGGAATATTCAATGATTGAAAGCTGGCTATTTGTTTTTGCAATATTGGCAGTACTTTTGATTCCTGGACCCAGCAATGCATTTTTGGCAAATGCAGCACATCATCAAGGTGTTTTAAAAAGCTTAAAATTAATTCCGATTGAGATTTTTGGTTATATATACGGCATTAGTTTATGGGCATTGATTATTCATTTAAGTATGCCGACATGGCCGATGCTGATTCATATTCTACATTTTGTCAGCGCTGTTTATGTGGTTTGGCTTGCATTTCATTTATGGAAAAGCGCGCATTTAGAAAAACATCGCCAGACTTATCCAAATTTAAAACCACGCCAGCTGTTTTTTTCTATTTTTAAGAATCCCAAAACAATTTTATTTACAGCC from Acinetobacter pullicarnis encodes the following:
- a CDS encoding LysE family translocator: MIESWLFVFAILAVLLIPGPSNAFLANAAHHQGVLKSLKLIPIEIFGYIYGISLWALIIHLSMPTWPMLIHILHFVSAVYVVWLAFHLWKSAHLEKHRQTYPNLKPRQLFFSIFKNPKTILFTAGIFPAETWNSFESYFSVFGIFILCLIPAALFWIYFGRALLAGELRGINANHLYKGSAMLLMLCMLPVVAEFF